The following nucleotide sequence is from Cyclobacteriaceae bacterium.
TAAGAAGGTCGTCAACTCTTTCACATCCGACAGGATCGGCGTCATCATCTTCTCGTCAGAGGCTTTCATGCAATGTCCTCTCACCTACGATCAGAATGCTCTCGACCTCTTCATCGAGACCATGAACACCAACCTGGTCCCTGCTTCCGGCACCGACTTCGGACCGCCGATGAAAATGGCCCTGCAGAAACTGGAAGATCAGGAAGGCGCAAGAACCAATCAGAAATCAAAAGTGATCATCCTCATCAGCGACGGTGAAGACTTCGGTGAAGAAACCGATCAGATCGCCAAAGAAGTTGAAGAGAAAGAGATCAAAGTTTTCACCCTCGGCATCGGCACGGAGAAAGGTAGTCAGATCAACGCCGGTCGCGGTGGATACAAGCTGGATCAGCAGGGAAAAACAGTTATATCAAAATTGAACTCCGCATCGTTAAAGAAGCTGGCGAACCAGACCAGCGGTCAGTATTATGAGATCAATGAGTCCAGCAACGACGTGAACAGAATGATCAACACCATCAGCAAGATCGAAGGAGAAACCCGTGACGCCCGAATGGTGGACGTTTCCGCCAACCGGTACTTCTACTTTCTGTTAGCGGCACTGATATTGCTCCTGCTGGATATAGTCCTTAGCATTAAAACGGTAAGCATATGATCAAGTACTGTATTTTTCTTTTGATGCTGCTCTTCATTGATCCTCCCGGCAAGATCACTAAGGTCAACAGTGCAAAGGCAGAAGCGAAGAAGGCT
It contains:
- a CDS encoding VWA domain-containing protein yields the protein MVWFRDFTWVEMVLVGAFAVFYGLYLVRIIRISRVLSTPFYTVFVKLAIRTLFFILIIVAFLGPSFGDSKKEIKSVGKDIMICVDLSKSMDAFDIQPTRLEKIKFELKKVVNSFTSDRIGVIIFSSEAFMQCPLTYDQNALDLFIETMNTNLVPASGTDFGPPMKMALQKLEDQEGARTNQKSKVIILISDGEDFGEETDQIAKEVEEKEIKVFTLGIGTEKGSQINAGRGGYKLDQQGKTVISKLNSASLKKLANQTSGQYYEINESSNDVNRMINTISKIEGETRDARMVDVSANRYFYFLLAALILLLLDIVLSIKTVSI